The following are encoded in a window of Clostridium thermarum genomic DNA:
- a CDS encoding transposase — MRGKTYTKELKEEILREVQEVGNVSLVSRRHGISKSTIFTWIRESEKRNEIKVKPGRKALVEGEKELENELTEVTKQNDQLKKLLGEKDLEIAILKDLIKKSNPQLKIK, encoded by the coding sequence ATGAGAGGAAAAACGTATACCAAAGAATTAAAGGAAGAGATCTTAAGAGAGGTACAAGAGGTAGGAAATGTTTCATTAGTATCAAGGAGACATGGAATATCAAAATCAACAATATTTACTTGGATAAGAGAATCTGAGAAAAGGAATGAAATTAAGGTTAAGCCAGGCAGAAAGGCTTTAGTTGAGGGAGAAAAAGAACTAGAAAATGAATTAACAGAAGTAACAAAACAGAATGATCAGCTTAAGAAGCTACTAGGAGAGAAGGATTTAGAAATAGCAATTCTTAAAGATTTAATAAAAAAATCCAACCCTCAATTAAAGATAAAGTAG
- a CDS encoding IS3 family transposase: MDKGFNAVFVLKTVKLSRSTYYYSLSVEGKEKAKPKGGKPKGYSLDNEYKKICDEQIKEFIMESIDGDALNYGYRKITYHLRRYYNLKINQKKVYRLCKELGILKDQRVIKPKLKRTIAVNRTITGSNQLWEMDIKYGYVQGEDKFFYLLNLIDVFDRSIIGYHMGLHCEAKDAAALLRKCLIKRNLFEEGASRPVIRTDNGPQFVNYKFSECCEEIKVEHERIPVKTPNKNAHIESFHRILEDDCLKINEFQTYAEAYETVNDFMEFYNNRRLHSSLRFMAPNEFYDLHFGENQTNIQIRV, from the coding sequence ATAGATAAAGGATTTAACGCTGTTTTTGTACTAAAGACAGTTAAGCTTAGTAGGTCAACGTATTACTACAGCTTAAGCGTAGAAGGTAAGGAGAAGGCTAAACCTAAAGGTGGAAAACCAAAGGGATATAGCCTAGACAACGAATATAAAAAGATCTGCGATGAGCAGATTAAAGAGTTTATTATGGAGTCCATCGATGGCGATGCTCTTAATTATGGATATCGAAAAATAACCTATCATTTGAGAAGGTACTACAACCTAAAGATTAACCAGAAGAAGGTTTATAGGCTCTGTAAAGAGCTTGGCATACTTAAGGATCAAAGAGTGATTAAACCCAAACTAAAGAGAACTATTGCAGTAAACAGAACTATTACCGGCTCAAATCAGCTCTGGGAAATGGATATTAAGTATGGATATGTCCAAGGTGAGGACAAGTTTTTCTACCTGCTAAACCTAATTGATGTTTTTGATAGAAGTATTATTGGCTACCACATGGGATTACACTGCGAGGCTAAAGATGCGGCAGCATTGCTAAGAAAATGCCTGATAAAAAGGAATCTATTTGAGGAAGGAGCTAGTAGACCTGTAATAAGAACTGATAATGGCCCACAGTTTGTAAACTATAAGTTTAGCGAATGCTGTGAGGAAATTAAAGTAGAACATGAAAGGATACCTGTAAAAACGCCAAATAAGAATGCACATATAGAATCATTTCACAGAATACTTGAGGATGATTGCTTAAAAATCAATGAATTTCAAACATATGCAGAAGCATATGAAACAGTAAACGACTTCATGGAATTTTACAATAATAGGAGACTTCATTCCAGCTTAAGGTTTATGGCACCAAATGAATTTTATGACCTTCATTTTGGAGAGAACCAAACTAATATTCAAATAAGAGTCTAA
- a CDS encoding recombinase family protein has product MDSKIWYIPARNDGLEKKVGIYCRVSTNEKEQLYSLAAQISALTRAVANVSQWRLADVFIDIASAKGEIPRREFERLLRECEAHNISVVLTKSISRFGRDTVETLSAINKLKAAGVRIIFEQENLDTDEVDSNLMISVMESLAQAENESRSENIRMGLAMRAANGTSGLYKRKLYGYTKNKDGELVINDEQAKVVRDVFRWYLDGASVLGIIKKLSDAGIPSPGGKGTWSKRSIEKMLENEKYTGTVTLLDSATQEYKYQMKECHPPIITESEFRAVQEEKKKRSNIVIGDDGKHRRSKKYSSKKK; this is encoded by the coding sequence ATGGATTCGAAAATCTGGTATATTCCGGCAAGGAATGACGGCTTGGAAAAGAAAGTCGGAATCTATTGCAGGGTAAGTACAAATGAAAAAGAACAGCTTTATAGCCTCGCAGCACAGATATCTGCCTTAACGAGAGCGGTTGCGAATGTAAGCCAATGGCGACTGGCAGATGTTTTTATCGATATTGCATCAGCGAAGGGAGAAATCCCTCGACGTGAATTTGAGCGATTGCTTCGAGAATGCGAAGCTCACAATATATCCGTTGTCCTGACTAAAAGCATTAGCAGATTCGGCAGGGATACTGTAGAGACTTTATCAGCAATCAACAAGCTGAAGGCAGCCGGTGTCAGGATTATTTTTGAACAAGAGAATCTGGACACTGATGAAGTCGACAGCAATCTTATGATTTCAGTGATGGAATCCTTGGCTCAGGCTGAAAATGAAAGCCGAAGCGAGAATATCCGTATGGGACTTGCCATGAGAGCGGCAAACGGTACATCCGGACTCTATAAACGAAAGCTTTACGGCTACACAAAGAATAAGGATGGAGAGCTTGTAATTAACGATGAACAGGCTAAGGTGGTACGGGATGTTTTCAGATGGTACCTTGATGGAGCCAGTGTTCTTGGTATCATAAAGAAATTATCGGACGCAGGCATTCCTTCCCCCGGCGGCAAGGGAACATGGAGCAAGCGTTCCATAGAGAAAATGCTTGAAAATGAGAAATACACAGGTACGGTTACGCTTTTGGATTCCGCCACACAGGAATATAAATATCAGATGAAAGAGTGCCATCCGCCGATTATAACGGAGAGCGAGTTCAGAGCGGTTCAGGAAGAAAAGAAGAAGCGAAGTAATATAGTCATAGGTGATGACGGAAAGCATCGCAGGAGTAAGAAATATAGTTCGAAGAAGAAATAA
- a CDS encoding WapI family immunity protein has product MCIEPQIFEADINLSTNTILSIEVKSDGFSANTTMDIDIKGLAKFGNDLCHIYETLHGEARLEEPYGQHMYLSFVGNGRGHIAIKGHLYKVNRIGSEQVLDFENEIDQTYLKQFCYDLLSNYENYLRR; this is encoded by the coding sequence TTGTGTATTGAACCGCAGATATTTGAAGCAGATATAAATCTTTCGACAAATACAATACTGAGTATTGAGGTAAAAAGCGATGGTTTTTCTGCGAATACCACAATGGATATCGACATAAAAGGCCTGGCTAAGTTTGGCAATGATTTGTGTCATATCTATGAGACTTTACATGGTGAAGCAAGACTTGAAGAACCTTATGGTCAGCATATGTATTTATCTTTTGTTGGTAATGGAAGAGGGCATATTGCCATTAAGGGTCATCTTTATAAAGTCAATAGAATTGGTTCAGAACAAGTCCTAGATTTTGAAAATGAAATTGACCAGACTTACTTGAAACAATTCTGTTATGATCTATTGAGTAATTACGAGAATTATTTACGAAGATAA
- a CDS encoding potassium channel family protein — translation MKSFLVIGIGRFGKHLSRKLVELGNEVMIVDKNEENIRELLPIVTNAQIGDCTKEEVLRSLGIDNYDVCFVCVENDFQSSLEITNLLKDFGAKYVISKSSRDIQTKFLLRNGADEVIDPERNIAEKLAVRCSANHVFDYIELTNDISIYEIPPAKSWIGRSIKEINFRVRYHVSILATKAGNDISPLPVADYIFKPEEHLLVIGRRKDVEKLLKHIN, via the coding sequence ATGAAATCATTTTTAGTTATTGGAATTGGACGTTTTGGGAAACATTTGAGCCGTAAGCTGGTTGAGCTTGGAAATGAAGTCATGATTGTTGATAAAAATGAAGAAAATATAAGAGAACTTTTACCCATCGTGACAAATGCACAAATTGGTGATTGTACGAAAGAAGAAGTACTTCGTTCACTGGGCATTGATAATTATGACGTATGTTTTGTCTGTGTTGAAAATGATTTTCAGAGCAGCCTTGAAATTACCAATCTGCTTAAGGATTTTGGCGCTAAATATGTAATAAGCAAATCCAGTCGCGATATCCAAACAAAATTCTTACTACGTAATGGTGCCGATGAAGTTATAGATCCTGAACGGAATATTGCTGAAAAACTGGCGGTGCGCTGCAGTGCAAACCACGTTTTTGATTATATTGAGCTCACAAATGATATCTCCATCTATGAAATTCCGCCTGCAAAAAGCTGGATTGGGAGAAGTATAAAGGAGATAAATTTCAGAGTAAGATACCATGTAAGTATACTGGCAACAAAAGCTGGGAATGATATTTCACCTTTACCTGTTGCCGATTATATATTCAAGCCCGAGGAACATCTTTTAGTTATAGGACGCCGCAAGGATGTAGAAAAGCTATTAAAACATATAAACTAA
- a CDS encoding TrkH family potassium uptake protein: MRKYIGKLKSLSYPQMIALGYFLIIIAGTFLLSLPIASRNNLFPGLINALFTATSATCVTGLVVFDTYTQWSLFGQVVILLLIQIGGLGFMTVVTIFSIFLKRKIGLKERGLLRESINAMYIGGIVRLTKRILLGTLLFEGIGAVLLSLRFIPKMGLLEGIYNGIFHSVSAFCNAGFDIMGKYGKYSSLTNFAGDAVVNLTIISLIIVGGIGFFVWDDIEKNKYHFRKYQLHTKIVLTMTAILIVSGTICFYIFERNNLLYGMTTGEKVLVSLFGAVTPRTAGFNTVDVASLTSASKLLTIVLMFIGGSPGSTAGGIKTTTLAVIMISLWSSLKNRNGDNIFGRRLEDNALKRSSAVVTVNILLILSAALLISATNKALGLDAVLFEVTSAIGTVGLSTGITGGLNTFAKIIIILLMYSGRVGSLSFALLFTEHGVTSSIQNPVEKINIG; the protein is encoded by the coding sequence ATGAGAAAATATATAGGAAAATTAAAATCGTTATCATACCCACAGATGATAGCACTTGGCTACTTTCTGATAATAATTGCCGGGACATTTTTGCTGTCATTGCCGATAGCCAGCCGCAATAATTTATTTCCCGGATTAATTAATGCACTTTTTACAGCAACCTCTGCTACTTGTGTAACAGGGCTTGTTGTTTTTGACACCTATACACAATGGTCGCTATTTGGACAAGTAGTTATTTTACTGCTGATTCAAATAGGTGGCTTAGGGTTTATGACGGTTGTCACAATATTTTCTATTTTTTTAAAAAGAAAAATCGGGCTGAAAGAAAGGGGACTTTTACGTGAAAGTATAAATGCTATGTATATCGGTGGGATTGTACGTCTGACCAAAAGAATATTGCTTGGCACTTTGCTGTTTGAAGGTATTGGTGCAGTATTGCTATCATTGAGGTTTATACCCAAAATGGGCTTGCTGGAAGGTATATATAATGGCATTTTTCACTCGGTTTCAGCTTTTTGCAATGCCGGGTTTGACATTATGGGAAAGTACGGCAAGTATTCATCGCTAACAAATTTCGCCGGGGATGCGGTTGTTAACTTAACAATTATTTCACTCATCATTGTCGGAGGAATAGGGTTCTTTGTATGGGATGATATTGAGAAAAATAAATATCATTTTAGAAAATATCAGCTACATACAAAAATAGTTTTAACGATGACCGCAATTCTTATAGTGTCAGGGACGATATGCTTTTATATTTTTGAAAGAAATAACCTTCTTTATGGGATGACTACAGGAGAGAAAGTTTTAGTCTCTCTCTTTGGCGCAGTTACGCCCAGAACAGCAGGCTTCAATACTGTTGACGTTGCATCATTAACCTCTGCAAGTAAGCTTCTGACTATTGTGTTGATGTTTATAGGCGGCAGTCCCGGATCTACTGCCGGTGGGATCAAGACTACTACTTTGGCAGTTATCATGATTTCGCTGTGGTCAAGCTTGAAAAATAGGAATGGTGATAATATATTTGGCAGGAGACTGGAAGATAATGCACTAAAGAGGTCGTCTGCCGTTGTGACAGTCAATATACTTCTTATACTGAGTGCGGCTTTACTTATTAGTGCTACAAATAAAGCTTTAGGACTTGACGCTGTTTTGTTTGAGGTTACATCTGCAATTGGTACTGTTGGTCTTTCTACGGGAATCACAGGTGGTCTGAATACCTTTGCAAAAATAATTATCATACTATTGATGTATAGCGGCAGAGTCGGAAGTCTTTCTTTTGCTTTGCTGTTTACAGAACATGGAGTGACGTCATCTATACAGAATCCGGTGGAAAAAATAAATATAGGATAG
- a CDS encoding helix-turn-helix domain-containing protein, with protein MVVSYKKLWKLLIDKDMKKKDLREAAGISTSSMAKLGKNENVTTDVLVKICKALKCDISDIMEIQPDE; from the coding sequence ATGGTCGTAAGCTATAAAAAACTATGGAAACTCTTAATCGATAAAGATATGAAAAAGAAAGATTTAAGAGAAGCGGCTGGTATTAGTACATCTTCTATGGCAAAACTGGGTAAAAACGAAAATGTTACGACCGATGTGCTTGTAAAGATTTGCAAGGCATTAAAGTGTGATATTTCCGATATTATGGAGATTCAGCCAGATGAATAG
- a CDS encoding ImmA/IrrE family metallo-endopeptidase: protein MASVSSFRDVIANMYYNELFDELSEYIEDNPDKLESNSYRVQSPDEAALSDFDIIMIDITDSPGNSILFDVIISAEVEIAETVRRNRETEGIEQWFRISCKADLDDGIQNFQIKSVSIYNKYRESKLGRLSEYLVPIIEKEQFDDVATGFLSEFCPEALSTPMPIPVDEVVKRMGLKVKQVQLTRHFTIFGQIVFGDCTIEYYDRNERTYKPLEVSRGTILVDPNVYFMRNVGCMNNTIIHECVHWYKHRKYHELVKTYNSDALLISCRVNETTKYKQQWTPEDWMEWHANGIAPRILMPKSMTIKKIEELIRKNELLFGTHDRLNVMENVVYELADFFQVSRIAAKIRMLDLGYKEVEGVYTYVDDHFISNYSFKADSLHKNQTYSISLSDSFFEYYANPEFAKIIDSGNFIYVDGHYVINDSKYIKRLENGSLDLTDYAKLHVDECCLLFDLKLNKASKMDIVVYLDSIMFRKATPDYNRVPTFNPDKHNMEVFNRSEELKKFHEEFVEEGQHLSRTTQTFSQAVYGHIKRKGYNKVVFIEKTLLSGKTYDRIKNNELNNPTLETVVAICIGLELSPTYSEEILRLAGYTLNNTPQQLAYKKLIHSYRGHTIYECNEVLEALGLSPLCAKAYKEMIS, encoded by the coding sequence ATGGCAAGTGTCAGCTCGTTCAGAGATGTTATTGCAAACATGTATTATAATGAACTCTTTGACGAGTTGTCCGAATATATTGAGGACAACCCGGATAAGCTTGAATCCAACTCATACCGTGTGCAATCACCGGATGAAGCGGCATTATCCGACTTTGACATCATAATGATAGACATAACCGACTCGCCAGGTAACAGTATTTTATTTGATGTAATTATTTCCGCAGAAGTTGAAATAGCAGAAACAGTACGAAGGAATCGCGAGACTGAAGGTATAGAACAATGGTTCCGTATCTCCTGTAAAGCTGACCTTGATGACGGAATTCAGAATTTTCAAATCAAGTCTGTTTCAATATACAATAAGTACAGAGAGAGCAAATTAGGGCGACTATCTGAGTATTTAGTGCCAATTATAGAAAAGGAACAGTTTGATGATGTTGCGACCGGATTTCTAAGTGAGTTTTGCCCAGAAGCATTAAGTACCCCTATGCCTATCCCCGTTGATGAGGTAGTGAAAAGAATGGGGCTTAAGGTAAAGCAAGTCCAGCTGACAAGGCATTTCACTATATTTGGTCAAATAGTTTTTGGCGATTGCACGATAGAGTATTACGACAGAAATGAAAGAACATATAAGCCTTTGGAGGTTTCAAGGGGAACAATCCTTGTGGATCCCAATGTGTATTTCATGCGAAACGTAGGGTGCATGAACAATACCATTATTCATGAATGTGTCCACTGGTATAAGCATAGAAAATACCATGAGTTAGTTAAGACGTATAACAGCGATGCTTTGCTCATAAGCTGCAGAGTAAACGAAACAACTAAATACAAACAGCAATGGACGCCAGAAGACTGGATGGAATGGCATGCTAACGGAATTGCACCACGAATCCTTATGCCTAAATCAATGACTATCAAAAAGATCGAGGAGCTAATAAGAAAGAATGAGCTCCTTTTTGGTACTCACGACAGGTTAAATGTAATGGAAAATGTCGTGTATGAATTAGCTGACTTCTTCCAGGTGTCAAGGATAGCAGCCAAAATAAGGATGCTTGACCTTGGATATAAGGAAGTTGAAGGTGTATATACCTACGTAGATGACCATTTTATCAGCAATTATTCGTTTAAGGCAGACTCATTACATAAGAATCAAACATACAGCATTAGCCTAAGCGATTCCTTTTTTGAATACTATGCAAATCCGGAATTCGCAAAGATTATAGACAGCGGCAATTTTATTTATGTTGATGGTCATTACGTAATTAATGACTCCAAGTATATTAAAAGATTAGAAAATGGAAGCCTTGATCTTACAGATTATGCAAAACTGCATGTAGATGAATGTTGCCTTCTGTTTGATTTAAAGTTGAATAAAGCCTCCAAAATGGACATTGTAGTATACCTTGATTCTATAATGTTCCGTAAAGCTACACCGGATTATAACAGAGTGCCGACATTTAATCCGGACAAGCATAATATGGAAGTATTTAATCGTTCAGAAGAGCTAAAGAAGTTTCACGAAGAATTCGTCGAAGAAGGTCAGCATTTGAGCCGTACAACCCAGACATTTTCCCAAGCGGTATACGGACATATCAAAAGGAAAGGCTACAATAAGGTTGTTTTTATAGAAAAGACTTTGCTTTCAGGAAAAACATATGACAGAATAAAAAACAACGAACTTAATAATCCAACTTTAGAAACCGTTGTTGCAATCTGCATCGGATTGGAGCTAAGCCCTACATACAGTGAAGAGATATTAAGGCTTGCCGGCTATACTCTCAATAACACCCCACAACAATTGGCATATAAAAAGCTGATTCATTCGTACAGAGGACATACAATATATGAATGTAATGAAGTTTTGGAAGCCTTGGGACTTTCTCCTCTTTGTGCAAAGGCATATAAAGAAATGATAAGTTAA
- a CDS encoding DEAD/DEAH box helicase — protein sequence MLAAGRIKRVLIVAPLSILGVWEDEFKRFADFPYQLIVLNGMIQKKIQQLRFLTGEGVHVVVVNYESAWRMEKELANWNSDLIIADEGHKIKTHNTAVSKAMHRLGLIARYRLLLTGTVITNKAIDVFSQYKFLDPRIFGNSFYAFRNRYFNMVGYGNHTPVLKKSMEQDLMKRIHSIAFRATKAECLDLPETTDIIRHIELEPVTLKKYKELVKQSYTELSAGEVTATNILTRLLRLSQLTGGFIGSDDGGKIEQVSDAKLNALEDILESSIQEGHKLVVIARFIPEIHAICRLLEKKNIGYACIYGATKGRQEQVHRFQYDPDCMVFVGQIATAGLGITLTAASTMVFYSLDYSMSNFEQTKARIHRVGQKNGCTYIYLIAKGTVDSKILTVLRNKADLAKMLIDDYRKGANPFAPEGGESSEQ from the coding sequence TTGCTTGCTGCAGGAAGAATAAAACGTGTGCTGATTGTTGCGCCGCTTTCCATACTTGGAGTGTGGGAAGATGAGTTTAAACGGTTCGCAGATTTTCCATATCAGCTTATAGTCCTTAATGGCATGATTCAAAAGAAAATCCAACAGCTAAGATTTTTAACTGGCGAAGGTGTCCATGTAGTGGTGGTCAACTATGAATCTGCATGGAGAATGGAAAAGGAACTGGCAAACTGGAATTCTGACCTTATCATTGCCGATGAAGGACACAAAATTAAAACTCATAATACAGCGGTTTCAAAAGCAATGCACCGATTGGGCTTGATTGCCCGGTATCGGCTCTTACTGACAGGAACGGTTATAACCAACAAAGCCATAGATGTATTCAGCCAGTATAAGTTTCTTGATCCTCGTATCTTTGGAAATAGCTTCTATGCCTTCCGAAACCGGTATTTCAACATGGTCGGCTATGGCAATCATACGCCGGTGCTGAAAAAATCAATGGAACAGGATTTGATGAAAAGGATCCACAGCATTGCGTTCCGGGCAACCAAAGCTGAGTGTCTGGATTTGCCGGAAACCACCGATATCATTCGCCATATTGAGCTTGAGCCTGTAACTTTGAAGAAATATAAGGAGCTTGTCAAACAAAGCTATACTGAGCTTTCAGCAGGAGAAGTAACAGCTACAAACATACTAACACGCTTGCTTCGTCTTTCGCAATTAACCGGCGGATTCATCGGAAGCGATGACGGCGGGAAAATCGAGCAAGTCAGTGATGCCAAGTTAAATGCTCTTGAAGATATCCTTGAAAGCAGCATTCAAGAAGGACATAAGCTGGTTGTCATAGCAAGGTTTATCCCTGAAATTCATGCCATATGCAGGCTGTTGGAGAAGAAGAACATTGGCTATGCGTGTATTTATGGTGCGACTAAGGGTCGCCAAGAGCAAGTCCACCGGTTTCAATATGATCCTGACTGCATGGTGTTTGTTGGCCAGATTGCAACTGCTGGCCTCGGTATTACACTAACCGCTGCAAGCACAATGGTATTTTACTCACTTGATTATTCCATGTCGAATTTTGAGCAGACAAAAGCCCGGATCCATAGAGTTGGGCAGAAGAACGGCTGCACATATATCTACCTTATCGCCAAGGGTACTGTAGACTCAAAAATCCTGACTGTTCTGCGCAATAAAGCAGATCTTGCAAAAATGCTGATAGACGACTACCGCAAAGGTGCAAACCCCTTTGCCCCAGAGGGAGGTGAAAGCAGTGAGCAATAA
- a CDS encoding bifunctional 3'-5' exonuclease/DNA polymerase, which translates to MGYKCVYTLSEIQEYLKNIALFAFDFETSPRDKWRNEKSATLDAHKADITGISFSVSDGTAIYVPLKHRSGRNAENQTSIWKYLKLLFESKDVIKVAHNLAFESMFLYARSIVLQKPCYDTIAASQLTLKSKWEFRSLADSGLKTLAPALCKAEMIEFSTVTDGRFFDELNPQDEKTIRYACADSDYTLRLYHVFNQWFDRFLPKHRTIVEEVESPTSVYVGIMKYNGILVDKSAMLKKQAEAAEKIVSIRNEITGIIGNVEIGANASTSAFKKYLFMDLGLPVMKTTAKHQEAADDETMILLKEWCESSRPELVRLFDLVQEYRKWGKLKSTYIDGYLRFIDEDTGRIHPDLMPLGTETGRFASRNPNMQNCPQKDNDPIGVRKFIIAPDGKVLLSLDFSQIELRVGAFYCRDKRMLETYRTGGDIHAQTTSVIYRIPFEEAADKNAPHYKERRTIAKNCNFGVFYGLFPTGLQRTLKFKAGLNPTLSECETIIQNLKAGYPGLARWQDKVKKRAAASCYTETWLGRRRYLLGIRSSDWGKKSFAERCALNTPIQGTAADILKLACGRIISGLPERLWLKPLLQIHDELVFELPEDKVYEAVDFIKKCMETQPFPEFDVPIVAEASVGRNFGEMKEMED; encoded by the coding sequence ATGGGATACAAATGTGTTTATACACTATCTGAAATACAAGAGTATCTGAAAAACATTGCCTTATTTGCTTTCGATTTTGAAACGTCGCCCCGCGATAAATGGAGGAACGAGAAAAGTGCTACTCTTGATGCTCATAAAGCCGATATTACAGGGATCAGTTTTTCAGTATCTGACGGAACCGCTATTTATGTTCCACTTAAACATCGCAGCGGACGAAACGCAGAGAACCAGACGTCAATATGGAAGTATCTGAAATTACTATTCGAATCCAAAGATGTAATAAAGGTTGCTCATAATCTGGCTTTTGAGTCTATGTTCCTTTATGCAAGAAGTATTGTCCTTCAAAAGCCTTGTTATGACACTATTGCAGCATCACAACTTACATTAAAAAGCAAGTGGGAGTTCAGAAGCCTTGCTGACAGCGGACTTAAGACGCTTGCACCCGCGCTGTGTAAAGCGGAAATGATAGAATTCTCAACGGTTACTGACGGTCGATTTTTCGATGAATTAAACCCTCAGGATGAGAAGACTATCCGCTACGCTTGTGCTGACAGTGATTATACTCTTCGCCTATACCATGTTTTCAATCAGTGGTTTGATAGGTTTTTACCTAAACACAGAACCATTGTGGAAGAGGTGGAATCGCCCACATCAGTGTATGTCGGGATAATGAAGTATAACGGCATATTGGTGGACAAGTCAGCCATGCTGAAGAAACAAGCGGAAGCCGCGGAAAAGATCGTCAGCATCAGGAATGAGATTACCGGGATTATCGGCAACGTGGAGATAGGGGCAAATGCTTCAACTTCGGCGTTTAAGAAGTATCTTTTTATGGATCTCGGTCTTCCTGTTATGAAAACGACCGCAAAACATCAGGAAGCTGCCGACGATGAAACCATGATTCTGTTAAAAGAATGGTGTGAATCTAGCAGACCTGAGCTTGTTCGCTTATTTGATCTGGTGCAGGAGTACCGCAAATGGGGAAAACTCAAATCCACCTATATAGACGGTTATCTTCGATTTATTGATGAGGATACAGGCAGGATTCATCCGGACCTTATGCCGCTGGGGACAGAGACAGGCAGATTTGCGTCAAGAAACCCGAATATGCAGAATTGTCCGCAGAAAGACAATGACCCAATAGGCGTACGGAAATTTATCATTGCACCGGACGGAAAGGTTCTTTTATCCCTTGACTTTTCACAGATAGAACTGCGTGTCGGAGCATTTTATTGCAGGGACAAACGTATGCTGGAAACTTACCGTACAGGTGGTGATATCCATGCGCAGACTACCTCTGTTATTTACCGCATTCCTTTTGAGGAGGCAGCAGATAAAAATGCTCCACATTATAAAGAGCGCAGAACCATCGCAAAGAACTGCAATTTTGGTGTGTTTTATGGACTGTTTCCCACTGGCTTACAGAGGACACTAAAATTTAAAGCTGGCCTAAACCCAACTTTGTCCGAGTGTGAGACCATCATTCAAAACTTGAAGGCCGGATATCCCGGTCTTGCCCGGTGGCAGGATAAAGTTAAAAAGCGGGCTGCTGCAAGCTGCTACACAGAAACATGGCTGGGCAGACGAAGATACTTGCTGGGAATTCGGTCATCCGATTGGGGCAAGAAGTCGTTTGCCGAGCGGTGCGCATTAAATACACCTATTCAGGGTACAGCGGCAGATATTTTAAAGCTTGCCTGTGGGCGCATTATCAGTGGACTTCCCGAAAGGCTCTGGCTGAAACCTCTACTACAGATACATGACGAGCTGGTTTTTGAATTGCCGGAAGATAAGGTGTATGAAGCAGTTGACTTTATAAAAAAGTGTATGGAAACACAACCCTTCCCAGAATTTGATGTACCTATCGTGGCAGAGGCCTCGGTAGGAAGAAATTTTGGAGAAATGAAAGAAATGGAGGATTGA
- a CDS encoding phage antirepressor, with amino-acid sequence MNNLQIFKNTEFGELKVLVIDGKEYFPATDCARMLGYSDPYDAINRHTKGSVKHRVPTSGGEQEIKFIPEGDLFRLIVKSKLPTAERFERWVFDEVLPTIRKYGVYATDKVIEEMISNPEYGIKIFSELKAERDRRKALEIENAKNKQIISELRPKASYYDLILQNKSLVPISKIAKDYGMYGRAFNKLLHELGVQYKMGNCWLLYQEYADQGYTQSKTHAIDAERSVMHTYWTQKGRLFIYDLLKNKKGILPVIERDQKSA; translated from the coding sequence ATGAATAATTTACAGATTTTTAAGAATACAGAATTTGGCGAACTTAAAGTGCTCGTTATTGATGGAAAGGAATACTTCCCTGCAACAGATTGTGCAAGGATGCTGGGATACTCAGATCCTTACGATGCAATTAACAGACATACAAAGGGGTCGGTGAAACACCGAGTCCCTACGAGCGGCGGTGAGCAGGAAATTAAATTCATTCCGGAAGGAGATCTTTTCCGATTAATTGTTAAATCAAAACTTCCTACCGCTGAACGTTTTGAGAGATGGGTCTTTGATGAAGTGCTGCCCACGATCAGAAAATATGGAGTTTATGCTACGGATAAAGTAATCGAAGAGATGATTTCTAATCCGGAGTATGGTATCAAGATTTTCTCTGAACTAAAGGCAGAACGCGACAGACGGAAAGCTTTAGAAATAGAAAACGCAAAGAATAAACAGATTATCAGCGAGTTAAGGCCCAAGGCGAGTTATTACGATCTCATATTGCAAAATAAGAGCCTTGTGCCGATCAGTAAGATTGCCAAGGATTACGGAATGTATGGCCGCGCTTTCAATAAGCTGCTTCATGAGCTTGGAGTACAGTACAAAATGGGAAACTGCTGGCTTTTATATCAGGAGTACGCCGATCAAGGATACACGCAATCCAAGACCCATGCTATTGATGCAGAAAGAAGTGTAATGCACACATATTGGACACAAAAAGGAAGGTTATTTATTTATGACCTTCTCAAAAACAAGAAAGGTATTTTGCCTGTAATCGAACGTGATCAAAAAAGTGCATAG